In Arthrobacter citreus, a single genomic region encodes these proteins:
- a CDS encoding amino acid permease: MRNRKIGFLLLSGLMIGPILGSGIIILPPAVYETAGNYAIFAWILMLGLSLIFALMFGKLSLMIPGDSGVPLAVERAFGTQIKNLSAIFFLLAVCFGPIAVTGTAGHYLQLLTNQSFFNEKWLALGILCFVYIILTRSIADVGKFAFFMSSFIVVTMIVGSVHTLFKVDGSFTLESPITVSNFGKSLLLLFWALIGWEVIGSYSLEVKTPERTIPRAVILSFSIIAVVSLTVAFAFQWVHSKSGNSMGQSLAPLLQSLFGSWSTPIISSITIALCISTVLLVIGAVSRLIADQAKNGLLPSWLSFKNKNNVATRSLLSLFCVHIIVFILFFNGFLSIQTLVAIANAFFLCNALLGVLACFRLFDSVFFKIGSLLLAVSFLGILLFSSPIILGVITLISLYFIWLQKRDSKQHDHILQVGNE; the protein is encoded by the coding sequence ATGAGGAATCGAAAAATTGGTTTTCTGTTGCTCAGCGGATTGATGATTGGACCTATTTTAGGTTCGGGAATTATTATTTTACCACCCGCAGTATATGAGACTGCAGGGAATTATGCTATTTTTGCATGGATTTTAATGCTTGGATTAAGTTTAATTTTTGCACTAATGTTTGGTAAATTAAGTTTGATGATTCCGGGAGATTCTGGAGTGCCATTAGCAGTTGAACGTGCATTTGGTACACAAATAAAAAATCTTTCAGCAATTTTCTTTTTATTAGCAGTTTGCTTTGGGCCTATTGCCGTTACAGGTACGGCAGGTCATTATTTACAACTACTGACGAATCAAAGTTTTTTCAATGAAAAGTGGCTAGCTTTAGGAATACTATGTTTTGTTTACATCATTTTAACGAGAAGTATAGCTGATGTTGGTAAATTTGCGTTTTTCATGTCTAGCTTCATAGTTGTGACAATGATAGTTGGGAGTGTTCACACATTATTTAAAGTTGATGGAAGCTTCACTTTAGAAAGTCCCATTACTGTTTCTAATTTTGGGAAGAGTTTACTTTTATTATTTTGGGCTTTAATTGGGTGGGAAGTAATCGGTAGCTATTCTTTAGAAGTAAAAACTCCTGAACGAACAATTCCAAGAGCAGTAATATTGAGTTTTTCTATCATAGCAGTTGTCAGTCTAACAGTCGCATTTGCTTTCCAATGGGTTCACTCTAAAAGTGGAAATAGCATGGGTCAATCATTAGCACCGTTACTTCAAAGTTTATTCGGAAGTTGGTCAACGCCGATTATATCTTCAATTACAATTGCGCTTTGCATTAGTACAGTGCTATTAGTAATCGGAGCAGTATCAAGACTAATCGCCGATCAAGCAAAAAATGGTTTATTACCTTCGTGGCTTTCTTTTAAAAATAAAAATAATGTGGCAACTCGTTCATTGCTTAGTTTGTTCTGCGTTCACATTATTGTATTTATCCTTTTTTTTAACGGTTTTCTTAGTATACAAACCCTTGTAGCAATTGCAAATGCATTCTTTCTATGTAACGCTTTACTAGGAGTTTTAGCTTGTTTTCGATTATTTGATTCTGTATTTTTTAAAATCGGTTCATTACTATTAGCAGTGAGCTTTTTAGGAATACTCTTGTTTTCTTCACCAATTATTCTTGGAGTGATTACATTAATTTCATTGTACTTTATTTGGCTTCAAAAAAGAGATTCCAAACAACATGATCATATTCTACAGGTTGGAAATGAATAA
- a CDS encoding LysR family transcriptional regulator: MEIRHLVTFKSIVDMGGFSRAAIHLGYAQSTVTAHIQALEQELGVPLFDRIGKKVQLTDVGENFLVHAIEMIQLYTKAKDVFQMENEEVSTLKIGAPESLTIYRLPQIIQAFRSQNPKVNILMKSGSCWELQDELRRGDLDIAFFLQAPLTDSDLYTETLIEEPLVILLPPESDTRTLSSFKLNTNENIILTEQGSYRDYFEAFLRSKGIATESGMEFWSVEAIKQCVMCGLGISMLPLVTVLSEMQQNKLKIINWDTNFGSVSTIMSWHKNRWQSRAARTFMKVVREQSPLWNHVIK, from the coding sequence ATGGAAATCCGTCATTTAGTAACCTTTAAGTCAATAGTGGATATGGGTGGATTTTCTAGAGCCGCTATCCATCTCGGATATGCACAATCTACAGTTACCGCACATATTCAAGCACTTGAGCAAGAATTAGGTGTACCTTTATTTGACCGTATTGGCAAAAAAGTTCAACTGACTGACGTCGGTGAAAATTTTCTAGTTCATGCGATTGAAATGATTCAGCTCTATACGAAAGCAAAAGATGTGTTTCAAATGGAAAATGAAGAAGTATCAACATTAAAAATTGGTGCACCTGAATCTTTAACAATTTATCGTCTTCCGCAAATCATTCAAGCATTTCGATCGCAAAATCCCAAAGTAAATATATTAATGAAATCTGGTTCGTGCTGGGAATTACAAGATGAATTACGGCGAGGAGATCTTGATATTGCCTTTTTCCTACAGGCCCCACTAACGGACTCCGATCTATACACGGAAACACTTATCGAAGAACCTCTTGTTATTTTGCTTCCTCCAGAATCTGATACTAGAACACTTTCATCGTTTAAACTAAATACGAATGAAAACATAATTCTCACAGAACAAGGTAGCTATCGCGATTATTTTGAAGCTTTTCTAAGAAGCAAAGGCATCGCAACTGAGTCTGGAATGGAATTTTGGAGTGTAGAGGCAATTAAACAATGTGTAATGTGTGGACTAGGAATTTCGATGCTACCACTCGTAACAGTTCTAAGTGAAATGCAGCAAAACAAACTGAAAATCATAAATTGGGATACAAACTTTGGGAGCGTATCAACAATTATGTCTTGGCATAAAAACAGATGGCAATCACGCGCTGCTCGTACGTTTATGAAAGTTGTAAGAGAGCAGTCTCCTTTATGGAATCATGTTATTAAATAA
- a CDS encoding LacI family DNA-binding transcriptional regulator, with translation MSNIKDIARIAGVSVTTVSRVLNNEPYVSEEKRKAVLKAIELTNYQRNLNAVNLSKGKTNLIGVVIPFSHHPYFGLLIDGIANEAIKNNNKLVLFQTNYEEKREFEALEMLQHKQIDSLIICSRTCSIKTIEEYMQYGQIVLFEDTRNTGVSSTFIDQYNCFMIALEYLYDKGHRKIGYSIGRRTGMNSKQRESAYIDFHSKYNEPINNDLVFDNCYYFEDGERVVQALLKLKDRPTALLVTSDQVAAGIQTCCNEHGITIPEDLAIIGFDNQPIAKVMKLTSVEIPLREVGKKLFNQAINSEITQEEIVIKLVERQTV, from the coding sequence ATGTCTAATATTAAGGATATTGCAAGGATAGCCGGAGTCTCGGTTACAACAGTCTCACGAGTTTTAAATAATGAACCTTATGTTAGTGAAGAAAAAAGAAAAGCAGTTTTGAAGGCAATTGAGTTAACGAATTATCAAAGAAATCTTAACGCAGTTAATTTAAGCAAGGGAAAAACAAATCTAATTGGAGTCGTCATTCCGTTCTCACATCATCCATATTTTGGGTTGCTAATTGATGGAATTGCGAATGAGGCGATAAAAAATAATAATAAACTAGTGCTATTTCAAACAAATTATGAAGAAAAGAGAGAATTTGAAGCATTAGAAATGTTGCAGCATAAACAAATTGATTCACTTATTATTTGTTCAAGAACTTGTTCAATAAAAACGATTGAAGAGTATATGCAATACGGTCAAATCGTATTGTTTGAAGATACTAGAAACACTGGAGTTTCTTCAACCTTTATTGATCAATACAATTGCTTTATGATAGCGCTAGAATATTTATATGATAAAGGGCATCGGAAAATTGGCTATAGTATAGGTCGTAGAACAGGTATGAATAGTAAACAAAGAGAGTCAGCCTATATTGATTTTCATTCTAAATATAATGAGCCAATAAATAACGACTTAGTATTTGATAATTGTTATTATTTTGAAGACGGTGAACGAGTTGTCCAAGCATTGCTAAAATTAAAAGATAGGCCAACAGCCCTGTTAGTTACAAGTGACCAAGTGGCTGCGGGCATACAAACTTGCTGCAATGAACATGGCATAACTATTCCAGAAGATTTAGCTATTATAGGTTTCGATAATCAACCAATCGCAAAAGTAATGAAATTAACATCAGTCGAAATTCCATTACGCGAAGTCGGAAAGAAACTATTTAATCAAGCAATTAATTCTGAAATAACACAAGAAGAGATAGTAATTAAATTAGTTGAGCGACAGACTGTATAA
- a CDS encoding H-type small acid-soluble spore protein — MDTERALEIVAAPGMINVTCEGVPVYIQHVNKNEGTARIYPLDQPQNDKEVSLSHLREQ, encoded by the coding sequence ATGGATACAGAAAGAGCATTAGAAATTGTAGCCGCACCTGGTATGATTAATGTTACTTGCGAAGGGGTACCTGTTTATATTCAGCATGTTAATAAAAATGAAGGCACAGCTAGAATTTATCCCCTTGATCAACCACAAAATGATAAAGAAGTATCATTAAGTCACTTAAGAGAACAATAA
- a CDS encoding amino acid permease → MNLFRKKSATNNSPSSLNPVLGAFDLTMLGIGAIIGTGIFVLTGVAAAKYAGPALIISFIIAGLACTFAALCYSEFASMIPQAGSAYTYSYVAFGEVIAWILGWDMVLEYGLASSAVASGWSGYFQSLLRGFGIHLPTAVTGAFDPSKHTYIDLPAVIIVLLVTFILTRGVKKSAKLNTIMVIVKLAVVALFIAVGVWYVQPHNWTPFMPMGFHGVTAGAAVVVFAYFGFDAISTAAEEVKNPQRNLPIGIISALTICTVLYIVVSLILTGIVPFNQLGVNDPVAFALAFIHQDWAAGFISLGAIIGITTVLIVMMFGQTRLFYAISKDGLLPGKLSKVNKKTQVPVTSTWVTGGLVAIFAGLIPLSKLAELTNIGTLFAFSAVSLGVLVLRKTRPELKRGFKTPWVPVVPVLAVVFCVYLMLQLSAFTWKGFAVWLVIGLVIYAAYGYKNSKLNGNRKFDKDSNQSA, encoded by the coding sequence ATGAATTTATTTCGAAAAAAATCAGCTACAAATAATTCGCCTAGTTCACTTAATCCAGTTCTAGGAGCATTTGATCTTACTATGTTAGGTATTGGTGCTATTATCGGTACAGGTATTTTCGTATTAACTGGTGTAGCGGCAGCCAAATATGCTGGTCCAGCACTTATTATTTCATTTATTATCGCAGGTTTAGCTTGTACATTCGCTGCACTTTGTTACTCTGAATTTGCATCAATGATTCCACAGGCAGGTAGTGCTTATACTTATAGTTATGTTGCTTTTGGTGAAGTCATCGCATGGATATTAGGATGGGACATGGTTCTAGAGTATGGACTAGCATCTTCTGCAGTAGCAAGTGGATGGTCTGGATACTTCCAAAGTTTATTACGTGGTTTTGGAATACACCTCCCTACAGCTGTTACAGGTGCATTCGATCCGTCTAAACATACTTATATTGATTTACCGGCAGTAATCATTGTTTTACTTGTAACGTTTATTCTTACTAGAGGTGTTAAAAAGTCTGCAAAACTTAACACGATCATGGTAATTGTAAAATTAGCAGTAGTTGCACTTTTTATCGCAGTTGGTGTTTGGTACGTTCAACCGCATAACTGGACTCCATTTATGCCAATGGGATTCCATGGTGTAACAGCTGGGGCTGCAGTAGTAGTATTTGCTTACTTTGGATTTGATGCAATATCAACTGCTGCTGAGGAAGTTAAAAATCCTCAACGTAACTTACCAATCGGTATTATATCTGCTTTAACAATTTGTACAGTCTTATATATTGTCGTTTCATTAATTCTTACTGGTATCGTTCCTTTCAATCAATTAGGTGTTAATGACCCTGTTGCTTTTGCACTAGCATTTATTCACCAAGATTGGGCTGCAGGCTTCATTTCACTTGGCGCAATCATCGGTATCACAACTGTATTAATCGTAATGATGTTCGGACAAACTCGTTTATTCTATGCAATCAGTAAAGACGGTTTATTACCAGGTAAATTATCAAAAGTTAACAAGAAAACTCAAGTTCCTGTAACAAGCACTTGGGTAACTGGCGGACTAGTTGCAATATTTGCTGGCCTTATTCCATTAAGTAAATTAGCTGAATTAACAAATATCGGTACTCTATTCGCTTTCTCTGCTGTTTCTCTTGGTGTTCTAGTTTTAAGAAAAACTCGACCAGAATTAAAGCGTGGATTCAAAACTCCTTGGGTACCCGTAGTACCAGTATTAGCTGTTGTATTCTGTGTATATTTAATGTTACAACTTTCAGCATTTACTTGGAAAGGTTTCGCAGTCTGGTTAGTGATCGGATTAGTAATTTACGCAGCATACGGTTATAAAAATAGTAAACTAAACGGAAATAGAAAGTTCGATAAAGATTCAAATCAATCTGCATAA
- a CDS encoding alpha/beta hydrolase — protein sequence MNDELKLKDGTIIPYQVCGEGQPIVFIHGLFGKSQDYNEVIKSISKEYCCVSFDLRGHGQSKELQGINIAQYATDLKSLIDHLKLINPVIVGYSTGALALFNYIELYGCENISKLVFVDITPKIISDQEWSLGLYRGEYTEKDFQQDLSDLDNKFLNFASYFTYRNMTKYNTNTPYRRKANLLSKVLARVLIGKSPQKQLLTKSIWKELGIIDFRNTLNKIKVPSAFFYADPGSLFSPKTAHYMKDTIGEKAIAVPFMNASHALLFSHGKQFANELKSFLKN from the coding sequence TTGAACGATGAATTAAAATTAAAGGACGGTACAATTATACCCTATCAAGTTTGTGGTGAAGGTCAGCCCATAGTGTTTATTCATGGATTATTTGGTAAATCTCAAGATTACAATGAAGTGATTAAGAGTATTTCAAAGGAATATTGTTGCGTTTCATTCGATCTGCGAGGACATGGTCAATCTAAAGAGTTACAAGGTATCAATATTGCACAATACGCAACTGATCTAAAATCTCTTATAGACCATCTCAAATTAATCAATCCAGTAATTGTTGGATATTCCACAGGTGCACTTGCGTTGTTCAATTATATTGAGTTGTATGGGTGTGAAAATATAAGTAAGTTAGTTTTTGTGGATATTACCCCGAAAATTATAAGCGATCAAGAGTGGTCACTGGGCTTATATAGAGGGGAATATACAGAAAAAGATTTTCAACAGGATTTAAGTGATTTGGATAATAAATTTTTAAATTTTGCATCGTATTTTACATATAGAAATATGACGAAGTACAATACAAATACCCCTTATCGTAGGAAGGCTAATCTGCTTAGCAAAGTTCTTGCAAGAGTCTTAATTGGTAAATCTCCTCAAAAACAATTACTAACAAAATCGATATGGAAAGAACTTGGTATTATTGACTTTAGAAATACATTAAATAAAATTAAAGTGCCATCTGCATTTTTCTATGCGGATCCTGGTTCGTTATTTTCACCTAAAACGGCTCATTATATGAAGGATACAATTGGTGAAAAAGCAATTGCGGTACCATTTATGAATGCTTCTCATGCTCTACTTTTCTCGCATGGTAAGCAGTTCGCAAATGAGTTAAAATCTTTTTTGAAAAATTGA
- a CDS encoding YjcZ family sporulation protein, which produces MSTGHHHLNGFALIVVLFILLIIVGAACWSGYDGCGYGHHW; this is translated from the coding sequence ATGAGTACTGGACATCACCATCTTAACGGTTTTGCTTTGATTGTTGTTTTATTTATCTTATTAATCATTGTTGGAGCAGCTTGCTGGTCAGGATATGACGGATGCGGATATGGGCATCACTGGTAA
- the thiC gene encoding phosphomethylpyrimidine synthase ThiC, with product MNNSVNEMNFSIMSSFSGSKKVYVEGSRSDIKVPMREIQLSPTTGTFGEEENAPVRVYDTSGPYTDSSASVDIREGLKPIGQNWVIERNDVEEYVGREVKPEDNGYKKESDKHEVEIFKGLKRKPLRAKDNGNITQLHYARKGIITPEMEFIAIRENRTAEFVRDEVARGRAVIPSNINHPESEPMIIGRNFHVKINANIGNSAVTSSIEEEVEKMTWATRWGADTMMDLSTGKNIHTTREWIIRNSPVPVGTVPIYQALEKVNGIAEDLSWEVFRDTLIEQAEQGVDYFTIHAGVLLRYIPLTAKRVTGIVSRGGSILAQWCLAHHKENFLYTHFEEICEIMKRYDVTFSLGDGLRPGSIADANDEAQFSELETLGELTKIAWKHDVQVMIEGPGHVPMHLIKENMDKQLEICQEAPFYTLGPLTTDIAPGYDHITSAIGAAMIGWFGTAMLCYVTPKEHLGLPNKEDVRVGVITYKIAAHAADLAKGHPGAQKRDDALSKARFEFRWRDQFNLSLDPERAIEYHDETLPAEGAKTAHFCSMCGPKFCSMRISQDIRDIVKQEELQNESTIEEGMKEKALEFRKNGGEIYQ from the coding sequence ATGAACAATTCTGTAAATGAAATGAATTTTTCCATCATGTCTAGTTTTTCTGGTAGTAAAAAGGTTTATGTTGAAGGATCTAGATCTGATATTAAAGTGCCGATGCGTGAGATTCAATTAAGTCCAACAACTGGTACTTTTGGCGAAGAAGAAAATGCACCAGTTAGAGTATATGACACAAGTGGACCTTACACAGATTCATCTGCCTCAGTTGATATTCGCGAGGGGCTTAAGCCGATCGGACAAAACTGGGTGATTGAGCGAAATGATGTTGAAGAATATGTAGGGCGTGAAGTAAAGCCTGAAGATAATGGATATAAAAAAGAATCAGATAAACATGAGGTTGAAATCTTTAAAGGGTTAAAAAGAAAACCATTGCGTGCAAAGGATAACGGAAATATTACGCAATTGCATTATGCACGTAAAGGTATTATTACACCTGAAATGGAATTTATTGCAATTCGAGAAAATAGAACAGCTGAATTTGTTCGAGATGAAGTTGCAAGAGGAAGAGCTGTCATTCCATCAAATATTAATCATCCGGAAAGTGAGCCAATGATTATCGGCCGTAATTTTCATGTAAAAATAAACGCCAATATAGGTAACTCAGCCGTTACATCCTCAATTGAAGAAGAAGTAGAAAAAATGACATGGGCTACTCGCTGGGGAGCCGATACGATGATGGATCTTTCAACCGGAAAAAATATTCACACAACACGTGAATGGATTATCCGAAATTCTCCGGTACCAGTAGGGACAGTTCCAATTTATCAAGCACTTGAAAAGGTAAATGGAATTGCAGAAGACTTATCTTGGGAAGTGTTTAGAGACACTCTAATCGAGCAAGCTGAACAAGGAGTAGATTACTTTACGATTCACGCAGGTGTACTATTGCGTTACATTCCATTAACTGCAAAACGAGTGACAGGAATCGTATCTCGTGGTGGTTCTATATTGGCTCAGTGGTGTTTAGCTCACCATAAAGAGAATTTCTTATATACCCATTTTGAGGAAATTTGTGAAATAATGAAGCGCTATGACGTAACATTCTCTTTAGGAGATGGCTTGCGCCCAGGTTCGATCGCCGATGCAAATGACGAAGCACAATTTTCGGAATTAGAAACACTTGGAGAGCTAACAAAAATTGCTTGGAAACATGACGTTCAAGTTATGATTGAAGGACCGGGACATGTTCCAATGCATTTAATTAAAGAGAATATGGATAAACAATTAGAAATTTGTCAAGAAGCACCATTTTACACATTAGGTCCACTAACGACAGATATTGCGCCTGGTTATGATCATATAACGTCAGCAATCGGTGCAGCAATGATTGGTTGGTTTGGTACAGCGATGCTTTGCTATGTAACTCCGAAAGAGCATTTAGGTCTTCCAAATAAAGAAGATGTTAGAGTAGGGGTAATCACATATAAAATAGCAGCACATGCAGCTGACTTAGCAAAAGGTCATCCTGGAGCACAAAAAAGAGATGATGCACTTTCAAAAGCTCGATTTGAATTTAGATGGCGTGATCAGTTTAATCTTTCTCTTGATCCAGAAAGAGCAATTGAATACCACGATGAAACATTACCTGCTGAGGGAGCTAAAACAGCCCATTTTTGTTCAATGTGTGGTCCAAAATTCTGTAGTATGAGAATCTCACAAGACATTCGAGATATAGTAAAACAAGAAGAACTTCAAAATGAATCAACCATTGAAGAAGGAATGAAAGAAAAAGCATTAGAATTTAGAAAAAACGGCGGAGAAATCTATCAATAA
- a CDS encoding thiamine phosphate synthase: MELIAITDDQHSIELLASKIIQIIDVVDYVHIREKSKKAIEIISLLNLLKMNKVDMKKIVLNDRLDIAIFANLSNIHLPGHGLPLVDVKEYFPNLRVGKSVHTLTEAILAESDQADYVLYGHCFETKCKAGLTPNGIEIIPEMKKTLTIPIYAVGGILPEHIQFLKENKIDGIAVMSGIFSSRNPLDAALQYFERCKLTYEQEI, translated from the coding sequence ATGGAACTTATTGCAATTACAGATGATCAGCACTCAATCGAATTACTTGCTTCCAAAATTATTCAAATAATCGATGTAGTTGACTATGTACATATTCGCGAGAAATCAAAAAAAGCGATCGAAATAATATCACTCTTAAATCTATTAAAAATGAACAAAGTGGATATGAAGAAAATCGTTTTAAATGATCGTTTAGATATTGCTATTTTTGCAAATCTATCAAATATACACTTACCGGGACATGGACTCCCTCTTGTTGATGTAAAAGAATATTTTCCTAACTTACGAGTAGGAAAATCAGTCCACACGCTTACTGAAGCAATCCTAGCTGAAAGTGATCAGGCTGATTATGTCCTTTACGGTCATTGTTTTGAAACAAAGTGTAAAGCCGGTCTAACTCCAAATGGGATTGAAATCATACCCGAAATGAAAAAAACTCTGACTATACCAATCTACGCAGTAGGCGGTATATTGCCTGAGCATATCCAATTTTTGAAGGAGAACAAGATTGATGGGATAGCTGTAATGTCTGGAATCTTCTCTTCTCGAAACCCACTAGATGCTGCGCTGCAATATTTTGAAAGGTGCAAACTGACTTATGAACAAGAGATTTGA
- the thiO gene encoding glycine oxidase ThiO, whose product MNKRFDVIVIGGGIIGCSIAYYLAKENINVAVLEGQQVGQKTTKAAAGMLGAHSEWDQSESFFTFARSSQLTYFQLQEELKELSGIDIELKKGGIFKLAYTDLEKNQLTPLLTQTSAHWYNHVELKKQIPGIHPNIIGAAYIKDDVNVLPVSVCNAFSKSAQILGASIFEYTHVFGIQKNDTHYLLKTTNGEFEAKNIVVASGVWSNTLFGQLGLDHEIIPVKGECISVKSEKVALKHSLFHEQNYIVPRNDGRLVIGATMVDHEWDENPSLGGIESLIQSAKKMLPEIEDMKIDSFWAGLRPRTLDHNPFIGMHPEDDQILFATGHFRNGILLAPATGKLIRDMILKRKVDRDWIEAFKVSR is encoded by the coding sequence ATGAACAAGAGATTTGATGTTATCGTAATTGGGGGTGGCATTATTGGCTGTTCCATTGCTTATTATCTAGCGAAAGAAAACATTAATGTCGCAGTTTTAGAAGGACAGCAAGTTGGTCAGAAAACGACCAAGGCAGCTGCGGGGATGCTCGGTGCCCATTCCGAGTGGGATCAGTCAGAGTCATTTTTTACTTTCGCAAGAAGCAGCCAATTAACTTATTTTCAGCTTCAAGAAGAGTTGAAAGAATTAAGCGGTATTGATATTGAACTTAAAAAAGGTGGCATTTTCAAACTAGCTTATACAGATTTAGAAAAAAACCAATTAACACCACTACTCACTCAAACTTCAGCACATTGGTATAACCATGTGGAGTTAAAAAAACAGATCCCCGGCATCCATCCAAATATAATTGGCGCAGCCTATATTAAAGATGACGTTAATGTATTACCTGTTTCTGTTTGTAATGCATTTTCTAAAAGTGCTCAGATTTTAGGGGCTTCTATTTTCGAATATACTCATGTATTTGGGATTCAAAAAAATGATACACATTATTTACTTAAAACAACAAACGGTGAATTTGAGGCAAAAAACATCGTAGTTGCAAGTGGCGTTTGGAGTAATACCTTGTTTGGACAGCTAGGGTTAGATCATGAAATTATTCCTGTTAAAGGCGAATGCATTTCCGTAAAAAGCGAAAAGGTAGCATTAAAGCATTCTCTTTTTCATGAACAAAACTATATTGTTCCAAGAAATGACGGTCGCCTTGTCATCGGGGCTACGATGGTTGATCACGAATGGGATGAAAATCCTAGCTTAGGTGGCATTGAATCATTAATACAAAGTGCTAAAAAAATGCTTCCCGAAATTGAAGATATGAAAATTGATTCATTTTGGGCGGGACTAAGACCGCGAACACTTGATCATAATCCTTTTATTGGCATGCACCCTGAAGATGATCAAATCCTATTTGCAACCGGCCATTTTCGAAATGGAATATTGCTTGCACCAGCAACTGGAAAATTAATTCGGGATATGATTCTTAAAAGGAAAGTTGATAGAGACTGGATTGAGGCGTTTAAAGTTAGTCGTTAA
- the thiS gene encoding sulfur carrier protein ThiS, producing the protein MEIRLNGKNIEVSNKTFTIQDLLNEYQLENRIVIVEVNEEIIYKEQYALTHLSNGDQVELIHFVGGG; encoded by the coding sequence TTGGAAATAAGATTAAACGGAAAGAACATAGAAGTTTCGAATAAAACTTTTACAATTCAAGATTTACTTAATGAATACCAGCTAGAAAACCGAATTGTTATTGTCGAGGTTAATGAAGAAATTATTTATAAAGAGCAGTATGCTTTAACTCATCTCTCTAACGGAGATCAGGTAGAATTAATACATTTTGTAGGTGGAGGTTAA
- a CDS encoding thiazole synthase: MLKIGNHSFHSRLLLGTGKYPSFEVQKEAVEVSEAEILTFAVRRMNIFEESQPNFLEQLNLAKYKLLPNTAGAKTAEEAVRIARLAKASGLCDMIKVEVIGCDKSLLPDPIETLKASEMLLNEGFIVLPYTSDDVVLARRLEELGVHAIMPGASPIGSGKGIINPLNLKFIIEQSNIPVIVDAGIGSPKDAAYAMELGADGVLLNTAVSNAKDPVKMAVAMKLAIEAGRLGFEAGRIDEKNYGVASSPITGLVNS; the protein is encoded by the coding sequence ATGTTGAAAATAGGAAATCATTCATTTCATTCAAGATTATTATTAGGAACAGGTAAATACCCTTCTTTTGAAGTACAAAAAGAAGCAGTTGAAGTATCGGAAGCGGAAATACTAACTTTCGCTGTTAGAAGAATGAATATTTTTGAAGAATCACAGCCTAATTTTCTAGAACAATTAAATCTAGCAAAATATAAATTATTACCAAATACTGCTGGTGCGAAAACTGCTGAAGAAGCTGTTAGAATTGCCAGACTAGCAAAAGCTTCAGGCTTATGCGATATGATCAAAGTAGAAGTAATCGGGTGTGACAAATCATTATTGCCTGATCCAATTGAAACATTGAAGGCATCAGAAATGCTATTGAATGAAGGATTTATTGTGTTACCTTATACTTCTGATGATGTTGTTTTAGCAAGAAGACTAGAAGAACTTGGTGTACATGCAATTATGCCAGGAGCATCACCAATTGGTTCTGGAAAAGGAATTATTAATCCTTTAAATCTTAAATTTATTATTGAACAATCAAATATACCTGTCATAGTCGATGCTGGAATCGGTTCGCCAAAGGATGCTGCTTATGCAATGGAGTTAGGTGCTGATGGGGTCCTTTTAAATACTGCGGTTTCTAACGCGAAGGATCCAGTAAAAATGGCGGTTGCAATGAAGCTTGCTATTGAAGCAGGAAGGCTTGGATTTGAAGCGGGAAGAATTGACGAAAAAAATTATGGTGTAGCTAGTAGTCCAATTACAGGGTTGGTGAATTCTTGA